In the Desulfuromonas sp. DDH964 genome, GGCCGTGACCCAACTGGCCGATATCTGGCGCGGACTGCGTTTCCACTTCGACCTCGCCAGTGAAGAGATTTTCGCGCTGACGGAAGCAGAGGCCCCCCGGGAGGAACCGGTGGATACTGCCGCGGTCCTCGCTGACTGTCATACCCTGCTGGTCGAAACCTGTAACGATGCCGAAACCAAGCTGATCGCCGGTCGCAACCGGCTGCTGGAAGCGCTGCTCGCCCTTCCCGGCGCTCTCGAAGAGAGCAACCGGAACTTTATCGACAGGATCCGGGAGGAGTTCCTGGAAACCCGCCGCTGGGGCAACCTGAGACGGCACTACCAGCGCCAGGCCCGCACCCTTGCCGCCGACTGGCAGGGGAAGGCCATGAGCCTTATCGACCAGGGGAAGGAAGAGGTCAGCCGCTCCGCCGCCGGCCTCAGCCAGAACACCAACCTGCTGCGCAACGTCCAGACCCTGCTCGGCAAGGGAGGACGCGTCCAGGAAACCTTCCTCGCTCTCACCGACCTCCCCGGCAAGGAGACCCTGCTGGAGAAATCCGCGAGTCTGCCGCGCCTCTACCAGCGGCTCTTCACCCTCGGTCCGCTGCGCAATCGCGAGTTCCTGGTCGCCCGGGAAGAAGAACTTGAAGACTTCGAAGAGGTCTTCGTCCGCTGGCAGGAGAAGAAAGCCTGCAGTGTCGCGGTGATCGGCCCCGAAGGGAGCGGCAAGACCTCGCTCCTCAACAGCTTCGCCAGCGAATTCGGCGCCCGCGGCGAGCTCCTGGAACTGAACCTCGATTTGCGCCTGCAACAGGACGAGGACCTGCTGCGGATCTTTGCCCGCTGGCTCGATGACGAGGAACCCCTCGCCTCGATCCAGGAGCTGCCGGAGCGAATTTTACAGGAACCGCGCCGCGTGGTGATCGTCGAAGGGGGGCATAACCTCGGCCTGCGCACCGTCGGCGGCTACCGCATGGCGCGGGCCTTTATGCAGCTGGTCATGGCGACCCGCCGGCACTGGCTCTGGATCATCTCCTTTCGCAAATATCCCTGGGTACTGCTCGATCATCAACTCGGGCTCGGACAATTTTTCACCCACCAGATTCGCACCCTCTTCCACGACCAGGAGAATCTGCAGGAGGCTCTGCTGCTGCGCCAGCGAACATCCGGGATCGAATTGACTTTTGTGCCACCCGAGAATCAGGGGTCGGACCAGCGCCCCGCAGCGACCCAGGACCAGTTGCGGCAACGTTTCTTCCGCGACCTGTTCGAGATGACCTCGGGAAATATCGACGCGGCGATTTACCACTGGCTTCTCCATGTCAGCTGGGATGCAGCCAGCAGCAGCGTTCAGGCCAGCCCCCTGAAGCGATTCGAATTCAACTTCCTGCGCGCGCTGGGGAGGGAAAACCTCTTCGCCCTGGCCGAAGTCCTCAACCACGGCGCCCTCGCGGCCGACGAGTATGCGCAGATTTTCCGGCGTTCCGTGGCAGATGCCGCCAACCTGCTCGATTCCCTGGTGCATTTCAATATCCTGCGAATCGAGAAAAGCACGGAAGGCCAGCCGACTTATCAGCTCAATCCGGTCTTTTTCGGTCCGGTGAGCGCCACCCTGGAATCGATGAACATCCTCCACTAACAGGGGTGCAAGATGCAGGACGAAACCCTCAAATCGCTGATCGACAACTTCTCCTTCACCCGGATCCTCGCCGTCCTGATCTTTTTTGCCGCGACCTGGCTAATGGTGCGCATCCTCCGCTTCGCCGCCGAGCTCCTCGCCGGAAAGTTTTCCCGCTATCGCCTCTGGATCTCCAGTGCCTTCCCGGTCCTGCGCCTGCTGATCTGGATCAGCGCCCTCGCCATCATCATCCTGGTGATCATCAACCCACCGGTCAACACCCTGCTCACCATCATCGCCTCGGCCGGTCTCGCCATCGGCCTTGGCGCCCAGGATCTGATCCGCAACGTCATCGCCGGAATTCTGATCCTGATGGACCGTCCCTTCCGGGTCGGCGACATGGTCAAGGTCGGTGAACACTACGGCGAAGTCACCAACATCGGCCTGCGTGCCATTACCCTGCACACCTTCGACGACAGTGCGGTGACGATCCCCAACGCCCTTGTCCTCGGCCAGGCGGTGGCCAATTCCAACAGCGGCGCCCTCGATGAAATGGTGGTCGTCGAATTTCGCCTGCCGGCCACCCTGGACGTGGTTCTGCTGCGGGAACTGGCCCGGGAAGCGGCCGCCTGTTCCCCCTATGTCTATTTGAAAAAACCGATCATTATCACCATCGAGGACGAATTCCAGCGCACCTTCCTGACCCACCTGAAGATCAAGGCTTATGTTCTCGACATCCGCCTGGAACGGCAGCTGGCGAGTGACATCAGCGAACGGTTCAAGCAGGAGTTGATCCGGCACGGGCTGATGACCGAGGCGATGGTCCTTGGCCCCCTGCAGGGGTCGCTTGCCGCGTCCTGAAGGGATCCCCCGCGATGTCCGGAGCTGAAAATTCCCGCCAGGTTCCGCCCAATCGCATCCGGCTGGCGAACAGTGCCCCCCTGAATCCCGTCGGCGACTATGTCCTCTACTGGATGAGCGCCTTTCGCCGCAGCGGCTGGAACTTTGCCCTGCAGCGCGCGGCGCAGATGGCGGAACAACTCGGCAAGGGGTTGCTGGTACTGGAGGCGCTGCGCTGCGACTACCCCTATGCCAGCGACCGTCTGCACCGCTTCGTCCTCGACGGCATGGCGGACAATGCCGCCGCCTTTGCCAACGGCCCCGCCCGTTATTACCCCTATGTGGAACCAAAGCAGGGGGGCGGCAAGGGGCTGCTCGCCGCCCTGGCGCAGCGGGCCTGCCTGGTCGTCGCCGACGACGCCCCCATCCTCTTTCTGCCACGGATGCTGGCAGCGGCCGCGGCCCGGCTGCCGGTGGCGCTGGAGGCGGTCGACAGCAACGGGCTGCTCCCCCTGCGCGCCGCCGACCACGACTATCCGAGCGCCTACGCCTTTCGCCGTTTTCTGCAACGGGAGCTGCCGGCGCACCTCCTCAGCCTGCCGCTGGCCGATCCGCTGCAGGGGCTGAATCTCCCGCCGGTCCACCTCGCCGCGCCCCTTGCCGAACGCTGGCCGCAAGCGGATGCGGCACTGACCGCCCCCGGCGCCAGTCTCACCTATCTCCCCATTGACCACAGCGTCGACGCCACCAGTATCCGCGGCGGAACCTGCGCCGGCAAAGATCAGCTCGACACCTTCCTGCGCCTGCGCCTTCACCGCTACCTGGAACGGAGCGAACCGGCCGAGACCCTTAGCAGCGGGCTCTCTCCCTATCTTCACTTCGGCCATATTGCCAGCCAGCAGATTTTCGCGGCTATCGCCGCCCGGGAAGAGTGGTCGGTGGGAGATCTCGGCCCGGAACGCCGGGGACAGCGCCAGGGGTGGTGGGGAATGAGTCCCCCCGCGGAGGCGTTTCTCGACCAGCTGGTCACCTGGCGCGAACTCGGCTACAACTTCGCGAGCATCCGCAGCGACGGCATCGACTATACCAGCCTGCCGGAGTGGGCCCGCCAGACCCTCGACCACCATGCCGGCGACCCGCGCCCCGTCCGTTACAACCGGGAAGAACTTGGTGCCGCCCTGACTCATGATCCGCTCTGGAATGCCGCCCAGCGCCAGCTGGTGCAGGAAGGGACCATCCACAACTATCTGCGCATGCTCTGGGGGAAGAAGATTCTCGAGTGGTCGGCCTCTCCGCAGCAGGCGATGGCAATCATGTTCCAACTCAACGACCGT is a window encoding:
- a CDS encoding AAA family ATPase, with amino-acid sequence MDEMSDQPSQPPATDTPAADYLSPFFHALEEAARQALGKTGERVNALHQAIEEESAQVIGQLHGVLATLERAFSLEGETTQTDPQHISRLAEVVDSQSNLVFRKIRPAMDRRLKTVAPRRGPALAALELASRGYAECARFLPEEPQPPSPTLEKRLGRIPGARLFLDLLEVSPRQLYIESLPNRESLTEHPLVRNYAAAHEKAVTQLADIWRGLRFHFDLASEEIFALTEAEAPREEPVDTAAVLADCHTLLVETCNDAETKLIAGRNRLLEALLALPGALEESNRNFIDRIREEFLETRRWGNLRRHYQRQARTLAADWQGKAMSLIDQGKEEVSRSAAGLSQNTNLLRNVQTLLGKGGRVQETFLALTDLPGKETLLEKSASLPRLYQRLFTLGPLRNREFLVAREEELEDFEEVFVRWQEKKACSVAVIGPEGSGKTSLLNSFASEFGARGELLELNLDLRLQQDEDLLRIFARWLDDEEPLASIQELPERILQEPRRVVIVEGGHNLGLRTVGGYRMARAFMQLVMATRRHWLWIISFRKYPWVLLDHQLGLGQFFTHQIRTLFHDQENLQEALLLRQRTSGIELTFVPPENQGSDQRPAATQDQLRQRFFRDLFEMTSGNIDAAIYHWLLHVSWDAASSSVQASPLKRFEFNFLRALGRENLFALAEVLNHGALAADEYAQIFRRSVADAANLLDSLVHFNILRIEKSTEGQPTYQLNPVFFGPVSATLESMNILH
- a CDS encoding mechanosensitive ion channel family protein, whose product is MQDETLKSLIDNFSFTRILAVLIFFAATWLMVRILRFAAELLAGKFSRYRLWISSAFPVLRLLIWISALAIIILVIINPPVNTLLTIIASAGLAIGLGAQDLIRNVIAGILILMDRPFRVGDMVKVGEHYGEVTNIGLRAITLHTFDDSAVTIPNALVLGQAVANSNSGALDEMVVVEFRLPATLDVVLLRELAREAAACSPYVYLKKPIIITIEDEFQRTFLTHLKIKAYVLDIRLERQLASDISERFKQELIRHGLMTEAMVLGPLQGSLAAS
- a CDS encoding deoxyribodipyrimidine photolyase gives rise to the protein MSGAENSRQVPPNRIRLANSAPLNPVGDYVLYWMSAFRRSGWNFALQRAAQMAEQLGKGLLVLEALRCDYPYASDRLHRFVLDGMADNAAAFANGPARYYPYVEPKQGGGKGLLAALAQRACLVVADDAPILFLPRMLAAAAARLPVALEAVDSNGLLPLRAADHDYPSAYAFRRFLQRELPAHLLSLPLADPLQGLNLPPVHLAAPLAERWPQADAALTAPGASLTYLPIDHSVDATSIRGGTCAGKDQLDTFLRLRLHRYLERSEPAETLSSGLSPYLHFGHIASQQIFAAIAAREEWSVGDLGPERRGQRQGWWGMSPPAEAFLDQLVTWRELGYNFASIRSDGIDYTSLPEWARQTLDHHAGDPRPVRYNREELGAALTHDPLWNAAQRQLVQEGTIHNYLRMLWGKKILEWSASPQQAMAIMFQLNDRYALDGRDPNSASGIGWCLGRYDRPWGPERPIFGKIRYMSSANTARKFRLGTYLKDYGTD